One genomic segment of candidate division WOR-3 bacterium includes these proteins:
- a CDS encoding RluA family pseudouridine synthase: protein MPASRQPVVEDLLESDDESAPRATRRFQRTASERLWGKRLDQYLIQSGLGVSRTRAAQLIDNGKVLVNDRPSKPSYRVKPGDEITASFEPEPEITLEPQKMDLNIVYEDEDVLILDKPAGIVVHPARGNRDRTLVNALLYHCKSLPLRQDSLIRPGVVHRLDKHTTGLLMFAKNDEALRSLGYQIEHRTVVREYACFAWGDFEADEGTVDAPIGRHAIDRTRMAVTPFAARTAVTNYEVFRRYDVCTYLRIRLKTGRTHQIRVHMQHIGHPVVGDPEYGGRSTAVVTERDHMPWYRDMLTLMKRQALHAARLGFNHPRTRKYIEFSSSLPEDMERLLMYLEGLPRVK from the coding sequence ATGCCAGCCTCAAGACAACCGGTGGTTGAAGACCTGCTCGAGTCCGACGACGAGAGTGCGCCCCGCGCGACCAGGCGATTCCAGCGTACGGCGTCTGAGCGGCTCTGGGGCAAGCGGCTGGACCAGTACCTGATCCAGTCCGGTCTCGGAGTTTCCCGGACCCGGGCCGCACAACTCATCGACAACGGTAAGGTGCTCGTCAACGACCGGCCGTCCAAGCCGAGCTACCGCGTGAAGCCCGGCGACGAGATCACTGCGTCGTTCGAACCCGAGCCCGAGATAACGCTCGAACCCCAGAAGATGGACCTCAACATCGTCTACGAGGACGAAGATGTTCTCATTCTGGACAAGCCGGCCGGCATTGTCGTGCACCCGGCGCGAGGTAACCGGGACCGAACCCTGGTCAACGCGCTGCTCTACCATTGTAAGAGCCTGCCCCTGCGCCAGGACTCGCTCATCCGTCCGGGCGTGGTGCACCGGCTCGACAAGCACACAACCGGGCTCTTGATGTTCGCCAAGAATGACGAGGCGCTCCGGAGTCTCGGATACCAGATTGAACACAGGACGGTGGTACGGGAGTACGCATGCTTCGCCTGGGGAGATTTCGAGGCAGACGAAGGAACGGTCGACGCGCCCATCGGCCGGCACGCAATCGACCGCACCCGGATGGCGGTTACTCCCTTCGCCGCCCGCACCGCGGTCACGAACTACGAGGTGTTCCGGCGCTACGACGTCTGCACCTACCTGAGGATCCGGCTCAAGACCGGCCGGACCCACCAGATACGCGTCCATATGCAGCACATCGGCCATCCGGTCGTGGGCGACCCCGAGTACGGCGGCCGCAGCACAGCGGTCGTTACCGAACGTGACCACATGCCATGGTACCGGGACATGCTGACGCTAATGAAGCGCCAGGCCCTCCACGCTGCCCGGCTCGGTTTCAACCACCCCCGTACCCGTAAGTACATCGAGTTCTCCTCTTCACTGCCGGAAGACATGGAGCGGCTGCTCATGTACCTGGAAGGCCTACCCAGGGTCAAGTAG
- a CDS encoding YitT family protein — protein MAFTIRLYEDMKLWSTRQPRTADSRTTKPLLPFIRVDPMPDPGYTLPVKRRFLREFGQGVYIVVGSAVVALAYNLFLIPHRIVPGGAGGVAMILNYFFATPVGLTILVINIPLFVVGIRTLGRTYGVKSMVGVAVSSLMIDGFTYIFHFGSATDNQILACIFGGILLGAGLGLVFRGGGSTGGSDIVGQVLHRYTNFSTGTSILVVDFVVITAAGLCFGQFESALYGYLNLYLSTRSIDIVLEGLSYTRALFVISDSSDAIAQAITTRMNRGATVLNATGAYSQEQKNMVFSVMAKREVSRAREIVREVDPRAFVIITDVYEVLGEGFRPRT, from the coding sequence ATGGCCTTCACTATCCGATTATACGAAGACATGAAGCTATGGTCAACGCGACAACCGCGCACAGCCGACTCGCGGACGACAAAGCCGCTGCTGCCGTTCATCCGGGTTGACCCTATGCCTGACCCGGGCTACACTCTGCCGGTGAAGAGACGATTCCTCCGAGAGTTCGGGCAGGGAGTCTACATCGTAGTCGGCTCTGCCGTCGTCGCGCTGGCCTACAACCTGTTCCTGATCCCGCATCGCATCGTGCCGGGCGGCGCCGGCGGCGTCGCCATGATCCTCAACTACTTCTTTGCCACGCCGGTGGGACTGACGATTCTCGTAATCAACATCCCGCTTTTCGTAGTCGGCATCAGGACGCTTGGCCGCACCTACGGCGTCAAATCCATGGTCGGCGTCGCAGTCTCGTCCCTGATGATTGACGGGTTCACCTACATCTTTCACTTCGGCTCGGCGACCGACAACCAGATTCTGGCATGCATCTTCGGCGGCATACTCCTCGGTGCCGGGCTCGGCCTGGTCTTCCGTGGTGGCGGCTCGACCGGGGGTTCGGACATCGTCGGCCAGGTGCTGCATCGCTACACCAACTTCTCGACCGGCACCAGCATCCTGGTCGTTGACTTCGTAGTCATCACTGCCGCCGGCCTCTGCTTCGGCCAGTTCGAGTCGGCGCTCTACGGCTACCTGAACCTGTACCTGTCAACTCGATCCATCGATATAGTGCTTGAGGGTCTGAGCTACACTCGCGCCCTGTTTGTTATCTCGGATTCATCGGATGCCATCGCCCAGGCAATCACCACCAGGATGAACCGGGGTGCGACGGTGCTCAACGCAACCGGCGCATACAGCCAGGAACAGAAGAACATGGTCTTCTCGGTGATGGCCAAGCGCGAAGTCTCACGCGCTCGCGAGATAGTACGCGAAGTGGACCCTCGCGCCTTCGTCATCATCACCGACGTCTACGAAGTCCTCGGCGAGGGTTTCAGACCCCGCACCTGA
- the smpB gene encoding SsrA-binding protein SmpB, whose product MSSYNRIVKAIATNRKALRNYEVFEKLEAGIELFGTEVKSLRAGTVSLDEGYAAVEGGQAFLVGVTIAPYAQGNIFNRDPKRRRRLLLHREEIQRLFGRTTLRGYTLIPLSIYFNDRGVAKVELALCRGRKQYDRREELRQKAEDWDERPERVRVR is encoded by the coding sequence ATGTCTTCGTATAATCGGATAGTGAAGGCCATCGCTACGAACCGCAAGGCACTCCGCAACTACGAGGTATTCGAGAAGCTTGAGGCCGGGATCGAGCTCTTCGGAACCGAGGTGAAGTCACTTCGGGCAGGCACCGTCTCTCTCGACGAAGGCTACGCCGCAGTCGAGGGGGGGCAGGCGTTCCTGGTCGGGGTTACGATCGCACCCTACGCGCAAGGTAACATCTTCAACCGCGATCCGAAGCGGCGACGCCGGCTGCTGCTGCACCGGGAGGAGATACAGCGGCTGTTCGGCCGCACGACCCTGCGGGGCTACACGCTGATACCTCTGAGCATCTACTTCAACGACCGTGGCGTCGCCAAGGTTGAACTGGCCCTCTGTCGGGGCCGAAAGCAGTACGACCGGCGGGAGGAGTTGCGACAGAAGGCCGAGGACTGGGACGAACGGCCGGAGAGAGTGCGGGTTCGGTGA
- a CDS encoding glutamate racemase: MRNRTRPNPDAGAPIGVFDSGIGGLTVVRALRRRLPGESIVYFGDPARSPYGTKSADTILRFAVEDAGFLLSRGVKLVIVACHSASSSALPELERRLPVPVLGVVEPGARAAVRATKSNRIAVIGTSATIASGAYERAIRRLRRKVEIIAKPTPLFVPLVEEGWLDNDIAEAVARRYLAGLAEEGVDTLLLGCTHFPLLARVIGRVLGPGVALVDSAEQTAATAEELLAGQRLLNSGGAVRHRFYLSDLAPSFQTVGERFLGEQMGDVVRASVGDVPEARVSRSRPPVPRRVRRTSRVKR, from the coding sequence ATAAGAAACCGAACCCGTCCAAATCCTGACGCCGGCGCCCCAATCGGCGTCTTCGACTCCGGCATCGGCGGCCTGACCGTGGTGCGTGCGCTCCGCCGTCGCCTGCCCGGTGAGAGTATTGTCTACTTCGGGGACCCGGCGCGGTCTCCCTACGGCACCAAATCGGCCGACACCATCCTGCGGTTCGCGGTCGAAGACGCCGGCTTCCTGCTCAGTCGAGGAGTGAAGCTGGTCATCGTTGCCTGTCACTCGGCTTCGTCGTCGGCGCTGCCGGAACTCGAGCGACGTTTGCCCGTGCCGGTGCTGGGCGTAGTTGAGCCCGGAGCGCGGGCGGCCGTGCGGGCCACGAAGTCGAACCGCATCGCCGTCATCGGCACGAGCGCCACCATCGCTTCCGGTGCCTATGAACGGGCAATACGACGACTGAGAAGGAAGGTCGAGATCATTGCCAAGCCGACTCCGCTGTTCGTGCCCCTGGTCGAGGAGGGCTGGTTGGACAACGACATCGCGGAAGCAGTGGCCCGGCGCTATCTCGCCGGGCTGGCCGAGGAGGGCGTGGATACCTTGCTGTTGGGCTGCACGCACTTCCCGCTTCTGGCTCGGGTCATCGGGCGCGTCCTCGGTCCGGGGGTAGCGCTCGTGGATTCAGCCGAGCAGACGGCGGCGACGGCCGAGGAGCTTCTGGCAGGGCAGCGGCTGCTTAACTCGGGTGGGGCGGTCAGACATCGCTTCTATCTGTCTGACCTGGCGCCCAGTTTCCAGACCGTGGGCGAGCGATTCCTCGGCGAACAGATGGGAGACGTCGTACGCGCATCGGTCGGCGATGTCCCCGAGGCCCGGGTTTCAAGAAGCCGGCCTCCAGTCCCTCGCCGCGTTCGGCGTACCTCAAGGGTGAAGCGATGA
- a CDS encoding T9SS type A sorting domain-containing protein, translating into MDKETFVRFGVSYLAFTVLSLFAALFASVPMTLPSGIERLSNGNTLITESGSMSQPNARVIEVDSTGRLVWAYVRSDIQWAHTARRTAGGNTLISATDSNRVLEVDARGDVIWEMRSGLDYPNEAFRLANGNTLITVRDADRVIEVDSARNVVWSYSALVGPHNGSRLANGNTLICNSEMDQVIEVDSAGAIRWQYANGLDWARCAERLPNGNTLIADSRHNRVIEVDSAGATVWTFSSGISLPYMATRLPTGTTLISAGARVVEVDSSGATVWQYPPASSAVVVETLWVTNPTSGCSLYVHIHRPAYAGPDRKVPAVVLIPRENGAGTVMDQNGLADQAASDGFAVLHFDADGRGLSSGVEDYNGHVQQDGLRACVLEVASRAYVDTANLGIYTRGYGVVMATGMAARHSQPRVKFLMDLEGPSDRYQTSSDSGGHVPVPVDSEAFWLEREAGNFIRDFPGAYLRVQTETDYTDRIPDNHHAIALIDSATAAAHGGSGVAAWTRVNDSVANPANRTYTVADPPTWIAEQQERHNICRELLYLHELADGYFPGAISTRTLSLTPCPSPFSVSPNPCRGSTVLHWSTGQPGRSTTLRIFDASGRLLHSTSGIRTSSFELRTSSFAAGVYLLRLDSDGRFATARLVVN; encoded by the coding sequence ATGGACAAGGAGACATTTGTGCGATTTGGAGTTTCGTACCTAGCGTTCACAGTTCTTAGCCTCTTCGCAGCCCTGTTTGCGTCGGTGCCGATGACGCTTCCCAGCGGTATCGAGAGGCTGTCCAACGGTAACACACTCATCACCGAGTCCGGCTCGATGTCGCAGCCGAATGCGAGAGTCATCGAGGTCGACAGCACCGGACGCCTGGTGTGGGCCTATGTCCGCTCCGACATCCAGTGGGCGCATACCGCCCGCCGCACTGCCGGCGGGAACACGCTCATCAGCGCCACGGACAGCAACCGCGTCCTCGAGGTAGATGCCCGGGGCGATGTGATCTGGGAGATGCGGTCGGGACTGGACTACCCGAACGAGGCCTTCCGGCTCGCCAACGGCAACACCCTCATCACCGTCCGTGACGCAGACCGAGTGATTGAGGTAGACTCGGCCCGCAACGTGGTGTGGAGCTACTCAGCCCTTGTAGGCCCGCACAACGGCAGCCGGTTGGCAAACGGCAACACCCTGATATGCAACTCGGAGATGGATCAAGTAATCGAAGTGGACTCGGCCGGCGCGATACGCTGGCAGTACGCGAATGGTCTGGACTGGGCCCGCTGCGCCGAACGCCTTCCTAACGGAAACACGTTGATAGCGGACAGCCGCCACAACCGGGTGATTGAGGTCGACTCGGCCGGAGCCACCGTGTGGACGTTCTCCTCCGGCATCTCCCTTCCGTACATGGCGACGCGCCTGCCGACCGGAACAACGCTCATCTCCGCCGGGGCACGGGTGGTCGAGGTCGACTCGTCAGGCGCCACTGTGTGGCAGTACCCGCCGGCGTCGTCCGCTGTCGTCGTCGAAACACTCTGGGTCACCAACCCGACCTCAGGCTGCAGCCTGTACGTACACATCCATAGGCCGGCGTACGCCGGACCCGACCGCAAGGTGCCCGCCGTCGTGCTGATCCCGAGAGAGAACGGCGCCGGTACCGTAATGGACCAGAACGGCCTGGCCGACCAGGCCGCGTCCGACGGCTTCGCGGTGCTTCACTTCGATGCTGACGGCCGGGGTCTGAGCAGCGGCGTCGAGGACTACAACGGCCACGTTCAGCAGGATGGCCTTCGGGCGTGTGTGCTCGAAGTCGCCTCCCGAGCATACGTCGACACAGCGAACCTCGGAATCTACACGCGCGGTTATGGCGTGGTCATGGCAACCGGCATGGCCGCCCGCCACAGTCAGCCCAGAGTCAAATTCCTGATGGACCTCGAGGGTCCGTCCGACCGGTACCAGACTTCCAGCGACTCAGGCGGACACGTGCCGGTTCCCGTCGACTCAGAGGCATTCTGGCTCGAGCGCGAGGCCGGAAACTTCATCCGCGACTTCCCGGGAGCCTACCTCCGCGTCCAGACCGAGACAGACTACACCGACCGCATACCTGACAACCACCACGCAATCGCACTTATTGACAGTGCCACTGCAGCCGCTCACGGTGGTTCCGGCGTCGCAGCCTGGACCCGCGTCAACGACTCAGTAGCCAACCCAGCAAACAGGACCTACACGGTGGCTGACCCGCCCACGTGGATTGCGGAGCAACAGGAACGGCACAACATCTGCAGGGAACTCCTCTACCTTCACGAACTCGCGGATGGCTACTTCCCCGGCGCGATTTCCACACGCACCTTGTCCCTCACCCCTTGCCCCTCACCCTTCTCCGTCTCCCCCAACCCCTGCCGCGGCTCGACGGTCCTGCACTGGTCCACTGGACAACCTGGCCGCTCCACCACGCTACGCATCTTCGATGCTTCTGGCCGCCTCCTTCATTCGACATCAGGAATCCGCACTTCGTCATTCGAACTCCGTACTTCGTCCTTTGCTGCCGGCGTCTACCTGCTGCGTCTCGACTCCGATGGCCGCTTTGCCACC
- a CDS encoding ribonuclease PH codes for MTRDDGRRPDELRPVTLELGCLKYAEGSCMATAGNTRVLCAASIERRVPPFLVGSGQGWVTAEYGLLPRSTNQRTPRETERPRSRSQEIKRFLGRSLRAVCDLSALGEQQVIVDCDVIQADGGTRTLALTGGFCALAQAVESMRGRGCPGRNPLIEPVAAISVGIVEGEVLLDLAYSEDSRADTDMNLVMTESGRIVEVQATAEHVPFRFDEFNRMYGLAARAIGELIHLQHASLKTTGG; via the coding sequence ATGACGCGCGACGACGGGCGGAGGCCGGACGAACTGCGGCCGGTCACTCTGGAACTCGGATGTCTCAAGTATGCCGAGGGATCGTGCATGGCAACGGCCGGAAACACCCGCGTGTTGTGCGCGGCCTCAATCGAACGGCGAGTTCCTCCATTCCTGGTTGGCAGCGGTCAAGGCTGGGTGACCGCTGAGTACGGACTGCTGCCGCGGTCCACGAACCAGCGGACGCCGCGCGAAACCGAACGGCCGCGGAGCCGCAGCCAGGAGATCAAGCGCTTCCTGGGGCGGTCTCTGCGTGCGGTCTGTGACCTCTCGGCACTGGGTGAGCAGCAGGTCATAGTCGATTGCGATGTCATACAGGCGGATGGGGGTACGCGCACGCTGGCGCTGACCGGCGGTTTCTGCGCACTGGCGCAGGCGGTTGAGAGCATGCGCGGGCGGGGCTGCCCGGGGCGCAATCCACTTATCGAGCCCGTTGCCGCCATCAGTGTCGGTATCGTCGAGGGCGAGGTGCTGCTTGACCTTGCCTATTCCGAGGATTCACGCGCCGACACGGACATGAATCTGGTTATGACCGAAAGCGGCCGGATTGTCGAGGTCCAGGCTACCGCCGAGCACGTGCCGTTCCGGTTCGACGAGTTCAACCGTATGTACGGACTCGCAGCCAGGGCAATAGGCGAGCTGATTCATCTGCAGCATGCCAGCCTCAAGACAACCGGTGGTTGA
- a CDS encoding aspartate ammonia-lyase, with translation MPRSERDALGELVLPDGAYYGVQTARALVNFPVGGFRTSPDMIRAYVLVKKAAAMANVELGALDKGKGKLISRAADEILAGGLAEQFLVDAFQAGAGTSTNMNVNEVMANRALELAGRPKGDYAFIGPNDHVNMSQSSNDTFPTACHLAVIFAADRLLPSLSALAAALEEKSREFATVQKPGRTHLMDALPLKLGDEFRAWATALRRAGERVAQRKQDLYEVAIGGTAVGTGANVPAGFRSLVVAKLSDLAGLALAPARDSFEALQSRAQLAAFSGSLRELAQELGTLANNLRLLGSGPVAGLGEILLPAVQPGSSIMPGKVNPSLCECLNMICFQVIGNDLAVSLAAQAGQLELNVFAPVMVHNILGSLSLLGHFLPVFTERCVAGIRADEPRCRAYLDLNPALATLLAPRIGYLAAAALAKEALEKHESVRQLTLDKGIVSPEEADKLFGPGTESK, from the coding sequence GTGCCGAGAAGTGAACGCGACGCACTCGGCGAGCTTGTGCTCCCGGACGGTGCGTACTACGGCGTCCAGACCGCCAGGGCGCTGGTGAACTTCCCGGTCGGCGGGTTCAGGACCTCTCCGGATATGATCCGCGCCTACGTCCTTGTCAAGAAGGCGGCGGCGATGGCGAACGTGGAGTTGGGGGCGCTGGACAAGGGAAAGGGCAAGTTGATATCGCGCGCAGCCGATGAGATACTGGCGGGCGGGCTGGCCGAGCAGTTCCTTGTCGATGCATTCCAGGCCGGGGCCGGCACCTCGACCAACATGAACGTGAACGAGGTGATGGCGAATCGCGCGCTGGAGCTTGCGGGCCGCCCCAAAGGAGACTACGCGTTCATCGGGCCCAACGACCACGTGAACATGTCGCAGTCGTCCAATGATACATTTCCGACCGCCTGTCACCTGGCGGTTATCTTCGCAGCTGACCGGCTGCTTCCATCCCTCTCCGCGCTCGCCGCGGCACTTGAGGAGAAGAGCCGGGAATTCGCAACGGTCCAGAAGCCCGGAAGAACACACCTGATGGACGCACTGCCCCTCAAACTGGGCGACGAGTTCAGGGCGTGGGCGACCGCTTTGCGACGAGCGGGCGAGAGGGTCGCGCAGAGGAAGCAGGATCTCTACGAGGTCGCGATCGGCGGGACCGCGGTCGGTACGGGTGCGAATGTGCCGGCCGGGTTCAGGTCGCTCGTTGTGGCAAAGCTGTCGGACTTGGCCGGGCTGGCGCTTGCCCCGGCCCGCGACAGCTTCGAGGCGCTGCAAAGCCGGGCACAACTGGCGGCGTTCTCCGGTTCGCTCCGTGAACTGGCGCAGGAGTTGGGAACTCTTGCGAACAACCTGAGGCTGCTGGGTTCCGGACCTGTTGCGGGACTGGGTGAGATCCTGCTCCCGGCGGTTCAGCCCGGATCCTCGATCATGCCGGGCAAGGTCAACCCGTCGCTGTGCGAGTGCCTCAACATGATCTGTTTCCAGGTTATCGGTAACGACCTGGCAGTTTCGCTCGCAGCCCAGGCCGGGCAACTGGAGCTCAATGTCTTCGCCCCGGTGATGGTGCACAACATCCTCGGTTCGCTCAGCCTGCTCGGCCACTTCCTGCCGGTCTTCACGGAACGGTGCGTGGCCGGCATCAGGGCCGACGAGCCGCGATGCCGTGCATACCTCGACCTGAATCCCGCGTTGGCCACACTGCTCGCTCCCCGGATCGGGTACCTCGCCGCCGCCGCACTGGCCAAGGAGGCGTTGGAGAAACACGAGTCGGTGCGGCAACTGACCCTCGACAAGGGAATCGTCAGCCCGGAAGAGGCAGACAAGCTGTTCGGGCCCGGGACGGAGTCCAAGTGA